The Deltaproteobacteria bacterium PRO3 genome has a segment encoding these proteins:
- a CDS encoding CAP domain-containing protein: MSMKPLFRPIFLIPAFVFCLSVPVLVGAKSAKSIPFHLQQQETGPKLSPGELSREVEGLILESSNEQRAKKKLAPLAGEEILVKVARDHSQDMLKRNYLSHFSPEKKSVVDRVKKYQPKLQRSVGENLHTITSSQGLVDPKAIAGQMMDDWMHSSSHRKNILSKDYAFLGVGCASDGQRIFCTQVFGGPQKK; this comes from the coding sequence ATGAGCATGAAGCCCTTGTTTAGACCGATTTTCCTTATCCCAGCCTTCGTCTTTTGTCTATCCGTGCCGGTCCTGGTCGGCGCGAAATCTGCCAAGTCCATTCCCTTTCACCTTCAGCAGCAGGAGACCGGGCCCAAGCTAAGCCCCGGCGAGCTCTCCAGGGAGGTGGAGGGCCTGATCCTCGAGTCGAGCAACGAGCAGCGCGCCAAGAAAAAACTCGCTCCCCTGGCCGGAGAAGAAATCTTGGTGAAGGTGGCCCGCGACCATTCCCAGGACATGCTGAAGCGGAATTACCTCTCGCACTTCAGTCCCGAAAAAAAATCCGTCGTCGACCGCGTCAAGAAATACCAGCCCAAGCTCCAGCGCAGCGTGGGCGAAAACCTCCACACCATCACCAGCTCCCAGGGCCTCGTCGACCCCAAGGCCATCGCCGGCCAGATGATGGACGACTGGATGCATTCCTCTTCCCACCGAAAAAATATTCTATCCAAGGACTACGCATTCCTGGGAGTCGGCTGCGCGAGCGACGGGCAGCGCATCTTCTGCACCCAGGTTTTCGGCGGGCCGCAAAAAAAATAG